The Caldalkalibacillus thermarum region TGACAAAAATTCTGTTTCCTGCTATGATTATGGACAATTGCAAAGCGGGGAGTGAAAACAGATTGGGTTCCGGTGCAACCAAGGGCAGCGTGGAAGATCAGATCAGCCGCGCCTTAACAAGATGGGAAAAGGAATACCTCGGCAGGGGCTCAATCCTGGTCAAGACAGATATTCTGCGCAATATGATTATTGTCACCCTCAAAGGGGTCCTGACACCAGCCGAACACAAGTTGGCTCAGACCCACGAAGGGCTCTTATCCGTCAAAAAAATCCGTTCAGATCTGATTGAATCTGGACGTCATGAACTGGAAAGGATTGTCAAGGAGATCACCGGAGAAGACGTGGTCAGCTTCCATACCGATGTCAGCACGCGCACGGGTGAGCGGATCATGGTCTTTGTGCTTGGTGATAACCTTGAAAAGAAACTGTTAAACGGTGAGAAGCTTTAATGACCAATGCACAATTGAACATCCATGCGGTTGATCTTCAAAGACCGGTTCACCCGGGGGTTGAAGATAAGCCGGCCATGTTGCCGTTCACATTGCGGAACATAGCCGGCTTTTTATTTTGGGTCGCAGCGACCAGCTGGATATATGCTGGCCAACCAAGAGAGAGACCATATAAGCGGATGGAGAGGAGAGATGACGATGACAGATATTGTCCTGTCCAATCTGTTATCGCCTGCTGTGCTGTTTTTTGCCTTGGGGCTTGTGGCAGCCTTGTTTAAGTCTGACTTGCGCTTTCCCTCTGGGCTTAGTGAAGCGTTAAGCATCTACTTGCTGCTCGCAATCGGCTTAAAAGGCGGACTGGCCTTGTCTCATTATACTTTGGACCAACTGTCTGCCGTTTTGCTGGCCACCCTGTCTTTAGGGATCATTATTCCCATCGCCACCTATTTGATCTGTGCGGCGTTCAAAGTGGACAGACATAATGCCATTGGCTTAGCTGCCACTTACGGTTCAGTCAGTATTGTCACCTACGGTGCTGCCCTTAATTACCTCCATCATGAACATGTTTATTATGAGCCCTATATGAATGCGATGGTGGTCTTGTTAGAAAGCCCGGCTATTCTTGTCTCTTTGTTCATGCTGCGCTGGATGGAGCACAAGCAAAACAACACGGCCACGTACCAGACACCCATGGGGACAACCGCCTCCTCGATGAGGCCATTCTGGCCAGATCCGGCTGTCATCAAAGAAAGCCTACTCGGCAAAAGTGTGTTGCTCATGATGGGCGGCCTCGCCATCGGCTGGCTGGGAGGAGAACGGTTTTATCCTGTTATAGAGCCCTTGTTTATTCACTTGTATGACAGTGTGCTGATCCTGTTTATGTTAAACATGGGGCTTTTGGCTGGTGAGCGTCTGCCTGAACTGCGCGCTTTTGGCTATAAGTTACCCCTGTTCGGTATCATCTTCCCCTTGTTGTATGGGCCTGTTGGGGTTGTGCTGGGCAAATGGGCAGGCTTGTCAACCGGTGGCATGATGCTCATGGGCGTCTTGGCCGCCAGCGCATCCTATATTGCTGCACCGGCGGCTTTGAGGAGTTCAGTGCCGGAGGCCAACCCTTCGGTGTACCTGGGTTTGGCTTTGGGCATCACCTTCCCGCTTAACCTGATCATTGGTTTACCCTTCTATTATTACCTGGCCGTCATGCTATCCTAGACGCTGGCCAAAAAAGCAAGGCGCGTGCCTACGCATGCGTGGTCTGGCTCTGTCTGTTCAGTTCATAAACCTTAAGTTTGCCGTAAACCAATTCCAACAGGGGGGTTGCCAGGCCATGCTTGCGGGCCAGTTGAATAATCCCCATGGATTAACGTTTATTCGCTATGATCTGACTTGTCCAATGCTTTCTGGCCAATATCTTTCCTGTAATGCATCCCGTCAAATGAAAGGGTTGTGAGGACATGATACGCTTTATCCCGGGCAGAGGCAATATCCTGTCCCAAGGCGGTGACGCTTAACACCCGCCCGCCGCTGGTGGCCAAATGCTCCCCTTCTTCTCTGGTACCGGCGTGGAAAATCATGACGTCCTGCTCATCAAGCCATTCTTCCGTGCCGGTGATCACCCGGCCAGTAGGATAAGAACCCGGGTATCCTTCCGATGCGGCCACAACGGTGACAGCAGCGCTGTCGTCCCAGGCGAGCTCAAGCTGGTCCAAGCGGTGATGATAAATGGCCTCGATAATATCCATCAGATCCGTCTTTAAGCGGGGCAGAACCACTTGTGTCTCCGGGTCACCCAAGCGGACATTAAACTCAATCACTTTGGGACCCTCAGCCGTGATCATCAATCCGGCATAGAGCACGCCCTGAAAGGGACGGCCTTCCTCTACCAAGGCTTTGGCGACCGGCTTCAGAATCGTTTCCACCGCTTGATTAATCTGGTGATCAGGAATGTGTGGCACGGGAGAATAGGCGCCCATGCCTCCCGTGTTCGGGCCTTTGTCCCCGTCAAAAACAGGTTTGTGGTCCTGGGCAGCCACCATGGGCACCACCACTTCCCCATCTACAAAAGCCATCAAGGACAATTCTTCTCCCTCGAGGTACTCCTCTATCACCACTTTGGTGCCGGCCTCGCCAAACCTTTTGCCGGCCATCATCTCCTTTACCGCTTGTTTGGCTTCTTTAATGGTCCGGGCGACGACGACACCCTTTCCGGCCGCCAGTCCGTCTGCTTTGACAACAATAGGAGCTTGTTGCTGATCCAAATAGTTGAGCGCCTCATCCAGGTCCGTAAACGTCGCATAGGCACCGGTTGGAATCCCGTACTTCTGCATCAGATCCTTAGCAAAGGATTTGCTGCCTTCAATCAGGGCAGCTGCCCGAGTGGGCCCAAAGATGCGTAATCCCTGCCGGTGAAAAGCGTCCACAATTCCGTCCAGCAAGGGATTTTCCGGTCCGACAATGGTATAGTCGATGCCTTCCTCTTTGACGAAATGGATCAGCTCTTGGACATCGGTCTCCTTGTAGGGGATATTTTCGGCCACCTGGGCCGTTCCCCCGTTGCCAGGTGCACAGTACACCTCACACACCCGGGAACTTTGTTTCAGCTTCCACACCAAAGCATGTTCGCGTCCTCCCTGCCCGATCACCAGGACTTTCATCCGACGACTCCCTCCTTAAAAATCTCCTCCAAAAGGATACTCCTTTAGTGTTTGAAATGGCGCATGCCAGTAAAAACCATGGCGATGCCATGCTTGTTTGCTTCCTGGATGGACTCTTCGTCCCGGATCGAACCGCCGGGCTGGATAATGGCTGTAATGCCTGCTTTGGCCGCCTCTTCCACTGTGTCCTTCATCGGGAAAAAGGCATCGGAAGCCATAACAGCCCCCTGTGCTTTGTCACCTGCCTGCTCAATGGCAATGCGGGCGGCGCCGACACGGTTCATCTGACCGGCGCCGATACCGATTGTTTGCCGGTCTTTGGCCAGCACGATGGCGTTCGATTTGACATGTTTAACCACTTTCCAGGCAAAGAGCAGCTGCTCCCATTCCGCTTCACTGGGCGGCCGTTCCGTCACCACTTTAATCTCCTGTCTGCAAACATCCTGTACATCATCCTCCTGGACCAAGAGCCCGCCTGCAACGGATTGATAGCGGAATGGAACCCGGTTAATCTGGGTTGCCCGGCCCACTTTGAGCAGGCGCAAGTTTTTCTTCTGGGTCAAGATCTCCAGCGCTTGGGATGTAAAGTCAGGGGCAAGCACAATTTCCAAAAACGTCTCAGCCATTTGACGGGCTGTCTGTTCGTCAATGGGGCGGTTGGCGGCCACAATGCCCCCAAAAATAGATACGGGATCAGCCTCATATGCCTTTTGATAGGCCTGGGCAATATCATCGCCAATAGCCACCCCGCACGGATTGGTATGTTTGACAGCCACCACGGCAGGCCGTTCAAATTCTTTCACTAACCCCAAGGCGGCATCAGCATCGTTAATGTTGTTGTACGAAAGAGCCTTGCCGTGCAGCTGCTCAGCTTGGGCAATGCCTGACTCTGCCAAGGGCTGCCGGTAAAAAGCTGCTTGCTGATGGGGATTTTCGCCGTAACGTAAATCTTGCACCTTTTCAAACGTGATCGTCAGTTTCTCCGGGGTCCGTTCGTCCACCTGATTGGACAGGTATTCCGCAATCAAGGCATCATATGCAGCCGTGTGGCGGAAAGCCTTGGCGGCCAGGCGCCGGCGAGTCTGTTCGGTGATCCCGCCGTTTGCATCAAGCTGACGGATGATTTCCTCATAGTCTTCATGGTCCACCACCACGGTGACATAGGCGTGATTTTTGGCTGCAGCCCTCACCATGGAAGGGCCGCCGATATCAATGTTCTCAATCGCCTCT contains the following coding sequences:
- a CDS encoding DUF2294 domain-containing protein, with protein sequence MDNCKAGSENRLGSGATKGSVEDQISRALTRWEKEYLGRGSILVKTDILRNMIIVTLKGVLTPAEHKLAQTHEGLLSVKKIRSDLIESGRHELERIVKEITGEDVVSFHTDVSTRTGERIMVFVLGDNLEKKLLNGEKL
- a CDS encoding sodium-dependent bicarbonate transport family permease; translation: MTDIVLSNLLSPAVLFFALGLVAALFKSDLRFPSGLSEALSIYLLLAIGLKGGLALSHYTLDQLSAVLLATLSLGIIIPIATYLICAAFKVDRHNAIGLAATYGSVSIVTYGAALNYLHHEHVYYEPYMNAMVVLLESPAILVSLFMLRWMEHKQNNTATYQTPMGTTASSMRPFWPDPAVIKESLLGKSVLLMMGGLAIGWLGGERFYPVIEPLFIHLYDSVLILFMLNMGLLAGERLPELRAFGYKLPLFGIIFPLLYGPVGVVLGKWAGLSTGGMMLMGVLAASASYIAAPAALRSSVPEANPSVYLGLALGITFPLNLIIGLPFYYYLAVMLS
- the purD gene encoding phosphoribosylamine--glycine ligase, translated to MKVLVIGQGGREHALVWKLKQSSRVCEVYCAPGNGGTAQVAENIPYKETDVQELIHFVKEEGIDYTIVGPENPLLDGIVDAFHRQGLRIFGPTRAAALIEGSKSFAKDLMQKYGIPTGAYATFTDLDEALNYLDQQQAPIVVKADGLAAGKGVVVARTIKEAKQAVKEMMAGKRFGEAGTKVVIEEYLEGEELSLMAFVDGEVVVPMVAAQDHKPVFDGDKGPNTGGMGAYSPVPHIPDHQINQAVETILKPVAKALVEEGRPFQGVLYAGLMITAEGPKVIEFNVRLGDPETQVVLPRLKTDLMDIIEAIYHHRLDQLELAWDDSAAVTVVAASEGYPGSYPTGRVITGTEEWLDEQDVMIFHAGTREEGEHLATSGGRVLSVTALGQDIASARDKAYHVLTTLSFDGMHYRKDIGQKALDKSDHSE
- the purH gene encoding bifunctional phosphoribosylaminoimidazolecarboxamide formyltransferase/IMP cyclohydrolase, whose amino-acid sequence is MAQTTIQRALISVSDKTGLVPFAQALVKRGIEIISTGGTARLLSEAGINVTPISAVTGFPEILDGRVKTLHPRIHSGLLAVRDNESHLAQLKEHGIQPIDLVVVNLYPFAQTIAKPDVTFEEAIENIDIGGPSMVRAAAKNHAYVTVVVDHEDYEEIIRQLDANGGITEQTRRRLAAKAFRHTAAYDALIAEYLSNQVDERTPEKLTITFEKVQDLRYGENPHQQAAFYRQPLAESGIAQAEQLHGKALSYNNINDADAALGLVKEFERPAVVAVKHTNPCGVAIGDDIAQAYQKAYEADPVSIFGGIVAANRPIDEQTARQMAETFLEIVLAPDFTSQALEILTQKKNLRLLKVGRATQINRVPFRYQSVAGGLLVQEDDVQDVCRQEIKVVTERPPSEAEWEQLLFAWKVVKHVKSNAIVLAKDRQTIGIGAGQMNRVGAARIAIEQAGDKAQGAVMASDAFFPMKDTVEEAAKAGITAIIQPGGSIRDEESIQEANKHGIAMVFTGMRHFKH